One Leptolyngbya subtilissima AS-A7 genomic window carries:
- a CDS encoding long-chain fatty acid--CoA ligase, with protein MPVSTTALQEVRQRDRACLEAHNPYERLQALHEVWPIAAEKYGDTVALNDPHYKPAATLTYRQLAEAIRTFASGLQALGVENRAHVALFADNSHRWFIADQGIMTAGGMNAVRSATAEKEELAYIAEHSESTVLVVETLALLKRLRDRIDTLPIPLVILLSDEEPPEGDRLKILNFGQLMALGSNHPYTPVPIKPEDLATLIYTSGTTGQPKGVMLSHRNLLHQINTLEAVVQPKPGDRVVGILPSWHSFERTAEYFLLSRGCTQTYSSIRHLKADLKATKPQYMVGVPRLWESIYEGAQKQFREQTPGKQKLIFTFFGLSQRYVENLWRYQDMKIDEPGLPSLKRLGSGIAALALWPLHQLGKKLVYGKVREATGGQVKQLISGGGSLARHIDIFFEIIGVPLLVGYGLTETAPVLSARRPWRNLRGAAGQPIPFTEIKVVDPETRQDLPQGDQGLVLARGPQIMEGYYRNPEATQKAINPEGWFDTGDLGWISRDGNVVLTGRAKDTIVLTNGENIEPQPIEDACIRSKYIDQIMLVGQDQRSLGALIVPNIEALQDWAATHSLFVAVPGDDTPASADCTAITLDDERVQKLFRDELGREVKDRPGYRPDDRVGPFRLVLEPFSVDNGLLTQTLKVRRPVVTARYRDMIDAMFV; from the coding sequence ATGCCCGTATCTACAACTGCATTGCAAGAGGTGCGACAGCGCGATCGCGCCTGCTTAGAAGCCCACAATCCTTACGAACGGCTCCAAGCCCTGCACGAAGTTTGGCCGATTGCGGCGGAGAAATACGGTGATACGGTGGCCCTCAACGACCCCCACTACAAGCCCGCCGCCACCCTCACCTACCGTCAACTGGCTGAGGCCATTCGCACCTTCGCCAGCGGCTTGCAGGCCCTGGGGGTCGAAAACCGTGCCCACGTGGCCCTGTTTGCCGACAACAGCCACCGCTGGTTCATTGCTGACCAGGGCATTATGACTGCCGGCGGCATGAACGCTGTGCGCAGCGCCACCGCCGAGAAAGAAGAGTTAGCCTACATTGCCGAGCACAGCGAGAGCACGGTGCTGGTGGTAGAAACCTTGGCGCTGCTGAAGCGACTGCGCGATCGCATCGACACCCTGCCCATTCCCCTGGTGATTCTGCTGTCGGACGAGGAACCGCCCGAGGGCGATCGCCTCAAGATTCTCAACTTTGGTCAGCTGATGGCCTTGGGGAGCAATCATCCTTACACCCCAGTGCCCATCAAGCCCGAAGATTTGGCCACGCTGATCTATACCTCCGGCACCACCGGCCAGCCGAAGGGGGTGATGCTCAGCCACCGCAACCTGCTGCACCAGATCAACACCCTGGAGGCGGTGGTGCAGCCCAAACCGGGCGATCGCGTGGTGGGCATTTTGCCCTCCTGGCACAGCTTTGAGCGCACCGCCGAATACTTTTTGCTGTCGCGGGGCTGCACCCAGACCTACAGCAGCATTCGCCACCTCAAGGCCGACCTCAAGGCGACCAAACCTCAGTACATGGTGGGGGTGCCCCGCCTGTGGGAGTCGATTTACGAAGGGGCGCAAAAGCAGTTTCGCGAACAAACCCCTGGCAAGCAAAAGCTGATCTTCACCTTTTTTGGCCTTAGCCAGCGCTACGTCGAAAACCTCTGGCGCTACCAGGATATGAAAATCGACGAGCCTGGCCTGCCATCCCTGAAGCGACTGGGTTCAGGAATAGCCGCCCTGGCCCTGTGGCCCCTGCATCAGCTGGGCAAAAAGCTGGTCTACGGCAAAGTGCGCGAGGCGACCGGCGGTCAGGTGAAGCAGCTGATCAGCGGCGGCGGCTCTCTGGCTCGGCACATCGACATTTTCTTTGAAATCATCGGCGTACCCCTGCTAGTGGGCTACGGCCTCACCGAAACGGCTCCGGTGCTCTCGGCCCGTCGCCCCTGGCGCAACCTGCGTGGGGCAGCAGGGCAACCCATCCCCTTCACCGAAATCAAGGTGGTGGATCCTGAAACTCGCCAAGATCTACCCCAGGGCGACCAGGGGCTAGTGCTGGCGCGGGGACCGCAGATTATGGAGGGCTACTACCGTAACCCTGAGGCCACCCAAAAGGCCATCAACCCCGAGGGCTGGTTTGACACGGGCGACCTGGGCTGGATCAGCCGCGATGGCAACGTGGTGCTCACCGGACGGGCCAAGGACACCATCGTGCTCACTAACGGCGAAAACATTGAGCCGCAGCCCATCGAAGACGCCTGCATTCGCAGCAAATACATCGACCAGATTATGCTGGTGGGTCAAGATCAGCGATCGCTCGGTGCTCTGATCGTGCCTAACATAGAGGCTTTGCAGGACTGGGCGGCCACTCACTCGCTGTTCGTGGCGGTGCCGGGCGATGACACCCCCGCCTCCGCCGACTGCACCGCCATTACCCTCGACGATGAACGGGTGCAGAAGCTGTTTCGCGATGAGCTGGGTCGCGAGGTTAAAGATCGCCCTGGCTATCGCCCCGACGATCGCGTCGGCCCCTTCCGCCTGGTTCTCGAACCCTTCTCCGTCGACAACGGCTTGCTCACCCAAACCCTAAAAGTCCGCCGTCCCGTGGTTACGGCCCGGTATCGCGATATGATTGACGCGATGTTTGTGTAG
- a CDS encoding YlqD family protein, protein MDENQTLLLKRVVNIKAIVTPLWKEEAQKQLQTQINQVDGRLQQLEMQGQRMVAELQKQAEGQPTSGTIQQQMGNIQNQLNQDKSKLLQQKNQSLQQLQEVQTIAVDAEVEQGKVESFFNVSVGDNLVRKLQVEILIKDGVIQEIRGEL, encoded by the coding sequence ATGGATGAGAATCAAACGCTGCTGCTCAAGCGGGTGGTCAACATTAAAGCCATTGTGACTCCCCTGTGGAAAGAAGAAGCCCAAAAGCAGCTACAGACCCAAATTAACCAAGTTGACGGTCGTCTGCAGCAGCTCGAAATGCAAGGCCAGCGCATGGTAGCCGAGCTGCAAAAACAGGCCGAAGGGCAGCCCACCAGCGGCACCATTCAGCAGCAGATGGGCAATATTCAGAATCAGCTCAACCAAGACAAGAGCAAGCTGCTCCAGCAAAAGAACCAGAGCCTACAGCAGCTCCAGGAAGTGCAGACCATCGCGGTCGATGCCGAAGTGGAGCAGGGCAAGGTCGAGAGCTTTTTTAATGTCTCGGTGGGTGACAATCTGGTGCGCAAGCTCCAGGTCGAAATTTTGATCAAGGACGGCGTGATTCAAGAGATTCGCGGCGAACTCTAA
- a CDS encoding SLC13 family permease, producing the protein MEYDPLQDRQRYDTFLVEKTVHKDVLVAALVIGLVVIAGGALSLGPVTLPEQLAWEGWLSIGVTLGAFVLNTLTPLPADAIFLAALAILLLTGVLDTATALAGFSNPGMMTVGVLYIVVAGLQQTGGLDIISRAVLGLPKGQTTALLRLILPVLGMSAFLNNTPVVAMFIPVVSDWCRKLRISPSKLMIPLSYAAIMGGMCTLIGTSTNLVVNGLLVSETDYPGLKLFDLVPVGVPCAIAGTLMLVLAQRWLLPQRKPAITDTDDPREYTVEMVVENHSPLAGKTVEQAGLRHLPGLYLTEIQRAGRLLTAIGPQEMLQEQDQLVFVGMVDSIVDLNQIRGLQPATDQVFKLDTPRTERTLVEAVVSNTCPLVGITIRQGKFRSRYGAVVLAVGRNGERLSGKIGDIRLQTGDTLLLEANPSFLEERRASRDFYLVSEVPNSDPLRHDRAPVALVILVLMVALATFGWMEMLNAATLAALLIIITGCCSFQQGLRAIDWSVLLVVAAALGLGKALEVTGAADVLASGVLGLAGDNPWVALAIVYGVTTVLTEVITNNAAAAVVFPIALSLSQSLGVSFIPFVVALMIAASASFSTPIGYQTNLMVYGPGGYKFTDFLRVGIPFNLAFWVLTVLIAPRVYPF; encoded by the coding sequence ATGGAATACGATCCCCTCCAGGACAGGCAGCGATACGATACATTTTTGGTTGAAAAAACGGTTCACAAGGACGTCCTTGTCGCTGCTCTGGTCATTGGATTAGTCGTCATTGCGGGGGGTGCCCTAAGCCTAGGACCAGTGACGCTGCCGGAGCAGCTCGCCTGGGAGGGCTGGTTATCGATTGGAGTGACACTGGGCGCTTTTGTGCTCAACACCCTCACCCCCCTACCAGCTGATGCCATTTTTTTGGCGGCTCTGGCCATTCTGTTGCTAACTGGGGTGCTCGACACGGCTACTGCCCTGGCCGGGTTTAGCAACCCCGGCATGATGACGGTGGGCGTGCTGTACATCGTTGTTGCTGGGCTTCAGCAAACCGGCGGGTTAGACATAATTTCTCGTGCGGTGTTGGGCCTACCCAAGGGGCAAACCACAGCGCTACTGCGGCTAATTCTGCCGGTGCTGGGCATGAGTGCCTTTCTCAACAACACGCCGGTTGTGGCGATGTTTATCCCAGTGGTCAGCGACTGGTGCCGCAAGCTGCGCATTAGTCCCTCTAAGCTGATGATTCCGCTTAGCTATGCGGCGATTATGGGGGGTATGTGCACGTTGATTGGCACCAGCACCAACCTGGTGGTCAACGGGCTGCTGGTGTCTGAAACTGACTACCCAGGGCTAAAGCTGTTTGATCTGGTGCCAGTAGGGGTGCCCTGTGCGATCGCCGGTACCCTCATGCTAGTTTTGGCCCAACGCTGGCTGTTGCCCCAGCGCAAGCCCGCCATTACCGACACTGATGACCCGCGAGAGTATACCGTCGAAATGGTAGTCGAAAACCACAGCCCCCTGGCGGGTAAAACCGTCGAACAGGCTGGGTTACGCCATCTGCCGGGGCTGTATCTGACCGAAATTCAGCGGGCAGGGCGGCTGTTAACCGCCATTGGCCCCCAGGAGATGCTACAAGAGCAAGACCAACTGGTGTTTGTGGGCATGGTTGACTCGATTGTTGACCTTAACCAAATTCGGGGATTGCAGCCTGCCACTGACCAGGTGTTTAAGCTCGATACCCCGCGCACCGAGCGTACCCTGGTGGAAGCGGTGGTGTCGAACACCTGTCCGCTGGTGGGCATCACCATTCGCCAGGGCAAGTTTCGCAGCCGCTACGGGGCGGTGGTGCTGGCAGTGGGCCGCAATGGTGAGCGCTTGTCGGGCAAAATCGGCGATATTCGGCTTCAGACGGGCGATACCCTGCTGTTAGAAGCCAATCCCTCGTTTTTAGAGGAGCGTCGGGCTTCCCGTGATTTCTACCTGGTTAGTGAGGTGCCCAACTCCGACCCGCTACGCCACGATCGCGCCCCTGTGGCTCTAGTCATCTTAGTGCTCATGGTAGCCTTAGCCACCTTTGGCTGGATGGAGATGCTCAATGCTGCCACCTTAGCCGCCCTATTGATTATCATCACCGGCTGCTGCTCATTTCAGCAGGGCTTGCGCGCCATTGACTGGTCGGTGCTGCTGGTGGTGGCCGCCGCCCTGGGGCTGGGCAAGGCCTTGGAGGTCACAGGAGCCGCCGACGTGCTGGCGAGCGGGGTGCTGGGCCTGGCTGGCGATAACCCCTGGGTGGCCCTGGCGATTGTCTACGGCGTAACCACCGTCCTCACTGAGGTGATTACTAACAACGCGGCGGCGGCGGTGGTGTTTCCCATTGCGCTGTCGCTGTCCCAGAGTTTGGGGGTGAGCTTCATTCCCTTTGTGGTGGCGCTGATGATTGCTGCTTCTGCCAGTTTTAGCACCCCGATTGGCTATCAGACCAACCTCATGGTCTATGGCCCCGGTGGCTATAAATTTACCGATTTTCTGCGGGTGGGCATTCCCTTTAACCTGGCCTTTTGGGTGCTAACGGTGCTCATTGCTCCGCGGGTGTATCCGTTCTAG
- a CDS encoding amidase encodes MKSVDLAFLPALEQARLIRNKDISPLELAEIYLERIERLNPALGAYVTVMAEQALADARAKTEHLVSNPEDLPPLFGVTVSVKDLNPVEGVACAYGLRAACNLIAPEDDYIVGKLRQAGMIILGKTATSQLGSLPYTEPPGFPPARNPWNLNYTPGGSSGGAAAALAAGLCAISQGSDGGGSLRGPAFCCGLVGMKASRGRISFSPIGERLNGLAVNGPLGRTVADTAALLDVLSGYEVGDPYWLPDPEPSFLAGLDTPPKPLRIGYATRLDPIGEVDPVCRQAIYETVQQVEDLGHRAEEVIFPNLADLIEPFVVVWQSVLTEVGVPWVVMEKMNRWLYWRAWRINSGAYLRSVAKLQQVARQVVRFCQPYDVLILPVFMHPTIKVGEWKGLRSPKVLENVINWVAPCPPFNASGQPALAIPRGFAPNGLPIGVQLVGRPADEATLLALAAQLEQVSPWSNQRPAFATEVGGPEPRDAAPIV; translated from the coding sequence ATGAAGTCAGTCGATCTTGCCTTCTTGCCCGCCCTCGAACAAGCTCGGCTGATTCGCAATAAAGACATTTCGCCCCTAGAGCTAGCGGAAATTTATCTGGAGCGCATCGAGCGGCTCAACCCGGCTCTGGGAGCCTACGTGACGGTGATGGCAGAACAGGCTCTGGCCGATGCTAGGGCTAAAACCGAGCATTTGGTGAGCAATCCTGAGGATTTGCCGCCGTTGTTTGGGGTAACGGTCTCGGTCAAAGATCTGAACCCAGTGGAGGGGGTGGCCTGCGCCTATGGACTCAGGGCCGCCTGTAATCTTATCGCCCCCGAAGACGACTACATCGTCGGCAAGCTGCGTCAGGCAGGGATGATTATTTTGGGCAAAACCGCCACTTCCCAGCTCGGTTCGCTGCCCTACACTGAGCCACCGGGCTTTCCGCCCGCCCGCAACCCGTGGAATTTGAACTACACGCCGGGGGGCTCCAGCGGCGGAGCGGCAGCGGCCTTGGCGGCGGGACTGTGCGCAATTTCCCAAGGCTCGGATGGCGGCGGTTCGCTGCGCGGCCCGGCCTTTTGCTGCGGCCTAGTGGGCATGAAGGCTTCTCGGGGACGGATCAGCTTTTCACCTATAGGAGAGCGGCTCAACGGGCTGGCGGTCAACGGCCCTCTGGGACGTACCGTGGCTGACACAGCTGCTCTGTTAGATGTGCTCAGCGGCTACGAAGTGGGCGACCCCTACTGGCTGCCCGATCCAGAGCCGTCGTTTTTGGCCGGGCTGGATACGCCGCCCAAACCGCTGCGAATTGGTTACGCTACCCGGCTTGACCCAATTGGCGAGGTTGACCCCGTCTGCCGCCAAGCCATCTACGAAACCGTCCAGCAGGTCGAAGATCTGGGCCACAGGGCTGAAGAGGTGATTTTTCCCAACCTGGCAGACTTGATCGAGCCCTTTGTGGTGGTGTGGCAATCGGTACTGACCGAGGTGGGCGTGCCCTGGGTAGTCATGGAAAAGATGAATCGCTGGCTCTACTGGCGGGCCTGGCGAATTAACAGCGGCGCCTATCTGCGATCGGTGGCCAAGCTCCAGCAAGTGGCTCGCCAGGTCGTGAGATTTTGTCAGCCCTACGATGTATTGATTTTGCCGGTGTTTATGCACCCCACGATCAAAGTTGGTGAGTGGAAGGGGCTGCGATCGCCCAAAGTGCTTGAAAATGTCATTAACTGGGTGGCCCCCTGTCCACCCTTTAACGCCAGCGGCCAGCCCGCCCTGGCGATTCCCCGAGGCTTTGCCCCCAACGGATTGCCCATCGGCGTGCAGCTGGTAGGTCGTCCTGCCGATGAAGCCACTTTGCTAGCCCTGGCCGCGCAGCTTGAGCAAGTTAGCCCTTGGAGCAACCAGCGGCCTGCATTTGCTACAGAAGTTGGCGGCCCCGAACCCAGAGATGCCGCCCCAATTGTATAG
- a CDS encoding dihydrolipoamide acetyltransferase family protein, translated as MIREVFMPALSSTMTEGKIVSWVKAPGDRVEKGETVVIVESDKADMDVESFHEGILAAIVVEAGGTAPVGEAIALLAETEAEVETAKQQAAAKSGTAGGDSAPNPEAAAPVAVVEAPAPAAQNGASSGRSDRVVISPRARKLAKDLKVDLTSLQGSGPHGRIVAQDVELAAGKNPTVTGPVATPLAAVVPPVSVAPAAAPMTPAAAPAPAPSAAPLGQVVPFNTLQQAVIRNMVASLAVPTFHVGYTITTDSLDALYKQIKSKGVTMTALLAKAVAVTLQKHPLLNAGFTDQGVQYHSGINIAVAVAMEGGGLITPVLKNADQYDIYSLSRTWADLVARSRSKQLQPDEYTSGTFTLSNLGMFGVDRFDAILPPGQGSILAIGASRPTVAATPEGLMGVKRQMQVNITCDHRVIYGADAAAFLKDLANVIENNPQSLTL; from the coding sequence ATGATTCGCGAAGTCTTTATGCCTGCCCTCAGCTCAACTATGACCGAAGGCAAGATTGTGTCTTGGGTCAAAGCCCCCGGCGATAGGGTGGAAAAAGGCGAAACGGTGGTGATTGTCGAGTCCGACAAGGCCGATATGGATGTGGAGTCGTTCCACGAAGGGATTTTGGCCGCCATTGTGGTGGAGGCGGGCGGCACGGCTCCGGTGGGTGAGGCGATCGCTCTGTTGGCCGAAACCGAAGCCGAAGTTGAAACCGCCAAACAGCAGGCCGCTGCTAAATCCGGTACTGCCGGAGGTGACTCTGCCCCCAATCCTGAAGCTGCTGCCCCGGTCGCCGTGGTCGAAGCTCCAGCCCCTGCCGCCCAAAATGGGGCGTCCTCCGGCCGTAGCGATCGAGTGGTTATTTCTCCCCGCGCCCGCAAGCTGGCCAAAGACCTCAAGGTAGACCTCACTAGCCTGCAGGGCAGCGGCCCCCACGGTCGCATTGTGGCTCAAGATGTAGAGCTAGCAGCGGGTAAAAATCCTACTGTCACCGGGCCGGTGGCAACGCCCTTGGCAGCGGTAGTGCCGCCAGTGTCTGTGGCTCCCGCTGCCGCCCCTATGACTCCCGCCGCTGCTCCAGCTCCGGCCCCCAGTGCAGCACCTCTGGGCCAGGTCGTGCCCTTCAACACCCTGCAGCAGGCCGTCATTCGCAACATGGTGGCCAGTCTGGCGGTACCCACCTTCCACGTGGGCTACACCATCACCACCGACAGTTTGGATGCCCTCTACAAGCAAATCAAGTCTAAAGGGGTGACCATGACTGCGCTGCTGGCCAAGGCCGTAGCCGTCACTCTGCAAAAGCACCCCCTACTCAATGCCGGCTTCACCGACCAAGGCGTGCAGTACCACTCAGGCATCAATATTGCCGTGGCAGTAGCCATGGAAGGCGGCGGGCTGATTACCCCGGTGCTGAAGAATGCCGACCAGTACGACATCTACTCGCTGTCGCGCACCTGGGCCGATCTAGTGGCGCGATCGCGCTCCAAGCAGCTTCAGCCTGATGAGTACACCTCTGGCACCTTTACCCTGTCGAACCTGGGCATGTTCGGGGTCGATCGCTTTGACGCGATTTTGCCGCCGGGGCAGGGCTCAATTTTGGCGATCGGGGCCTCTCGCCCCACGGTGGCCGCCACCCCGGAGGGCTTGATGGGCGTCAAGCGCCAGATGCAGGTCAACATCACCTGCGATCACCGCGTCATCTACGGGGCCGATGCTGCCGCTTTCCTCAAGGATCTGGCCAACGTGATTGAAAACAATCCCCAGTCCTTAACCCTGTAG
- a CDS encoding putative bifunctional diguanylate cyclase/phosphodiesterase: MSQPSCPDAEMYLAVLSALPDAVVVVDLNGALLFCNAAAKALLPGGIAGLGGSGSQPGYQMLDPQQQPLAAPELPLNRVLAGQSLHNEELLLAAGQPPQTHWVACSGGLSSGMALLTLRDVSAAKQQEASLVQQAFYDPLTGLPNRHLLIDRLGQALACAQDDPHRVTALLVIGLEQFKLINDNLGHQVGDEMLVELGTRLQAQVGPDNTVARLGRDEFAVLLDNLTSQASAIALTETIHAIVQQPFGLQPQQVYVNASIGVAFGSETYQNPFDWLRDADTAMEQIKEHPDLGWQVFDSSLRVQQDLRLQTEVDLRQALDRGELRLHYQPIVIISNEEICGFEALVRWQHPTRGLLMPGEFIHIAETSGLIIPLGWWVLTEACRQMQVWTEQYPAMAEFTVSVNMSSKQFSQQNIVEKIQKILDDTGFVARRLKIELTEGVLIDHSDGIIATLQQIRALGIKLLVDDFGTGYSSLSYLHRFPFDCLKIDRSFIENADQDFEKLEILQSVVRLAWNLGLDVVAEGVETPRHHAQLKALRCELGQGYLFSRPLAPAAVEVMMAEKAASLSNLPTVTRPT; encoded by the coding sequence ATGTCACAGCCCTCTTGCCCCGATGCCGAGATGTACCTGGCCGTGCTGAGCGCCCTGCCCGATGCGGTCGTTGTGGTTGACCTAAATGGGGCGCTGCTATTTTGCAACGCGGCGGCCAAGGCACTGCTTCCCGGGGGAATTGCTGGGTTAGGGGGCAGCGGCAGCCAGCCAGGTTATCAGATGCTCGATCCGCAACAGCAGCCCCTAGCCGCGCCTGAGCTGCCCTTAAATCGAGTGCTCGCTGGTCAGAGCCTGCACAACGAAGAATTGCTCTTGGCCGCGGGGCAGCCTCCCCAGACCCACTGGGTGGCCTGTAGCGGTGGGCTATCTTCTGGTATGGCGCTGCTGACCCTGCGCGATGTTTCCGCCGCCAAACAGCAGGAAGCTAGTTTGGTGCAGCAGGCTTTCTATGACCCGCTCACAGGGCTACCTAACCGCCATTTGTTGATCGATCGTCTAGGCCAGGCCCTAGCCTGTGCCCAGGATGACCCTCACCGGGTGACGGCGCTGCTGGTTATCGGTTTAGAGCAGTTTAAGCTGATCAACGACAACCTAGGGCACCAGGTGGGCGACGAAATGCTAGTCGAACTAGGGACCCGCCTCCAGGCCCAGGTTGGTCCGGACAACACCGTTGCGCGGCTGGGGAGAGACGAGTTTGCTGTATTGCTAGATAATCTGACCAGCCAGGCTAGTGCGATCGCGCTAACTGAAACCATTCACGCGATAGTGCAGCAACCCTTTGGGCTGCAGCCACAGCAGGTTTATGTCAATGCCAGCATTGGTGTTGCCTTTGGCTCTGAGACCTATCAAAACCCATTCGACTGGCTGCGCGATGCCGATACGGCCATGGAGCAAATCAAAGAGCATCCTGACCTGGGCTGGCAGGTGTTTGACAGTTCTCTCAGGGTGCAACAAGATCTGCGCCTGCAAACCGAAGTTGACCTCCGCCAGGCCCTCGATCGCGGTGAGCTACGGCTGCACTATCAGCCCATCGTCATCATCAGCAACGAAGAAATTTGCGGCTTTGAGGCTCTGGTGCGGTGGCAGCATCCCACCCGAGGGCTGCTGATGCCGGGGGAGTTTATTCACATTGCCGAGACCAGCGGGCTGATTATTCCCCTGGGCTGGTGGGTGCTGACCGAAGCCTGTCGGCAGATGCAGGTGTGGACTGAGCAATACCCAGCTATGGCTGAGTTTACGGTGAGCGTCAATATGTCGAGTAAACAGTTTTCGCAGCAGAATATCGTTGAGAAAATTCAGAAAATTTTGGACGACACCGGCTTTGTGGCCCGTCGACTCAAAATTGAGCTGACTGAAGGGGTGCTGATCGACCACTCCGACGGCATTATTGCTACCCTCCAGCAGATCAGGGCCCTAGGCATTAAGCTGCTGGTGGATGACTTTGGCACGGGCTATTCTTCTCTGAGCTATTTGCATCGCTTCCCCTTTGACTGCCTCAAGATCGATCGCTCCTTCATTGAAAACGCCGACCAAGACTTTGAAAAGCTGGAGATTTTGCAGTCGGTGGTGCGCTTAGCCTGGAACCTGGGCCTCGATGTGGTTGCCGAAGGGGTAGAGACCCCGCGCCACCATGCCCAGCTCAAGGCGCTGCGGTGCGAGCTGGGTCAGGGTTATCTGTTTTCCCGTCCCCTAGCGCCCGCCGCCGTGGAGGTTATGATGGCGGAGAAAGCCGCCTCTTTGTCTAACCTTCCCACTGTCACCCGCCCCACCTAA
- a CDS encoding Hfq-related RNA-binding protein: protein MSQEFATGLPSVRQVQNLIRDNAPIEVKLITGDVITGRVVWQDPQCICIQTEDQSKHQIWKQAIGFLKYS from the coding sequence ATGTCTCAAGAATTTGCCACCGGGTTGCCGAGCGTGCGACAGGTTCAAAATCTAATTCGCGATAACGCCCCGATTGAGGTCAAGCTCATCACCGGCGACGTTATTACTGGTCGGGTCGTATGGCAAGACCCCCAGTGCATCTGCATACAAACCGAAGACCAGAGCAAGCACCAAATTTGGAAGCAGGCTATTGGCTTCCTAAAATATTCTTAA
- a CDS encoding late competence development ComFB family protein yields MTIEKIVEQALQDGYLTPAMEAEVGRICDTAAELSIEEYMALDRLMGALLTGEVVAVPRKQFINVMEELVLTEAISRVAEIESTSDKTLDLGDIAAYALNRLPPLYATTEEGANFQRENARGELSALIADQVQQAISRNLDKPDFYPERQIIQKKTGDNVLSQVSSLLQDHAHKFEPAPKA; encoded by the coding sequence ATGACTATCGAAAAAATTGTTGAACAAGCCCTACAAGACGGCTACCTTACCCCCGCTATGGAGGCCGAAGTAGGTCGCATTTGCGACACCGCTGCTGAGCTTTCGATTGAAGAATATATGGCGCTCGATCGCCTAATGGGGGCCCTGCTCACCGGCGAAGTGGTGGCTGTGCCCCGCAAGCAGTTCATCAACGTGATGGAAGAACTGGTGCTGACCGAGGCGATTTCGCGGGTAGCCGAGATCGAGTCTACCTCCGACAAAACCCTCGATTTGGGCGACATCGCGGCCTACGCCCTCAACCGGCTACCGCCCCTCTACGCGACTACTGAAGAAGGCGCTAACTTTCAGCGCGAAAATGCCCGAGGTGAGCTGTCTGCCCTAATTGCCGACCAGGTGCAGCAAGCCATCTCCCGCAACCTCGACAAGCCCGACTTTTACCCCGAGCGCCAAATCATCCAGAAGAAAACTGGCGACAACGTGCTCAGCCAAGTCAGCTCGCTGCTGCAAGACCATGCCCATAAGTTTGAGCCAGCACCCAAGGCTTAG
- a CDS encoding cupin domain-containing protein, with amino-acid sequence MLIRKLLDCPEFVAGDGTQLRELLHPDKQDLALRYSLAHAVLPVGQVSTPHALTTSEVYYILAGQGEMSIDGETSLVEPGDAVYIPPHARQHIRNTGDSPLVFICLVDPAWRQEDETVFEAG; translated from the coding sequence ATGCTGATTCGTAAACTGCTTGACTGCCCTGAATTTGTTGCCGGTGACGGTACCCAGCTGCGAGAGCTGTTGCACCCCGACAAGCAAGACCTTGCCCTACGCTACAGTTTGGCCCACGCAGTATTGCCCGTGGGGCAGGTGTCTACTCCTCACGCCCTCACCACTTCTGAGGTGTATTACATTCTGGCAGGGCAGGGGGAAATGTCTATTGACGGCGAAACTAGCTTGGTCGAGCCGGGGGACGCCGTGTACATTCCGCCCCATGCCCGCCAACATATTCGCAACACCGGAGATAGCCCACTGGTGTTCATTTGCCTAGTTGACCCTGCCTGGCGCCAAGAAGACGAGACGGTGTTTGAGGCTGGCTAG